From one Bacillus sp. FJAT-42376 genomic stretch:
- the fsa gene encoding fructose-6-phosphate aldolase: MKFFIDTANLEEIKEAQEMGILAGVTTNPSLVAKENISFHDRLREITDIVKGSVSAEVISLKAEEMIEEGKELAKIAPNITVKVPMTPDGLKAVKEFSELGIKTNVTLIFSANQALLAARAGASYVSPFLGRLDDIGQNGMDLIATISEIFDLHGLDAEIIAASIRHPMHVTEAALNGAHIATIPLKVIHQLFNHPLTDQGIEKFLADWNSRV, translated from the coding sequence ATGAAATTTTTCATTGATACAGCAAACCTTGAAGAAATCAAAGAAGCCCAGGAGATGGGCATCCTTGCAGGCGTGACGACAAACCCGAGTTTAGTAGCCAAAGAGAATATTTCCTTTCATGATAGACTAAGAGAAATTACAGACATAGTTAAAGGTTCGGTCAGTGCAGAAGTCATTTCTTTAAAAGCCGAAGAAATGATTGAAGAAGGAAAAGAACTAGCAAAAATTGCTCCAAATATAACGGTCAAGGTTCCGATGACACCGGATGGGCTGAAGGCAGTCAAGGAATTTTCAGAGCTTGGAATCAAAACGAATGTCACGCTTATTTTCAGTGCAAACCAGGCGCTTCTTGCAGCCCGTGCGGGAGCATCCTATGTTTCTCCCTTTCTTGGAAGACTGGATGATATCGGACAGAACGGCATGGACTTAATTGCAACGATTTCTGAAATATTTGATCTTCATGGTCTGGATGCAGAAATTATTGCGGCATCCATCCGCCATCCGATGCACGTTACGGAAGCCGCGTTGAATGGAGCTCACATTGCGACCATTCCGCTTAAAGTGATCCATCAGCTTTTCAACCACCCGCTGACAGATCAGGGGATTGAAAAGTTTCTGGCGGACTGGAACAGCCGCGTATAA
- the rpmE gene encoding 50S ribosomal protein L31, producing MKAGIHPNYKKVMVKCSCGNEFETGSVKDELRIETCSECHPFYTGRQKFAEAGGRVDRFNKKYGIK from the coding sequence ATGAAAGCTGGAATCCATCCTAATTACAAAAAAGTAATGGTGAAATGTTCTTGCGGAAACGAATTTGAAACTGGTTCAGTTAAAGATGAGCTTCGCATCGAGACTTGCTCTGAATGTCATCCATTCTACACTGGACGTCAGAAATTCGCTGAAGCTGGCGGACGTGTTGACCGTTTCAATAAAAAATACGGAATCAAGTAA
- a CDS encoding response regulator: protein MEKEKILIVDDQYGIRILLNEVFQKEGYDTYQAASGFQALEILEQTPPDLVLLDMKIPGMDGIEILKRMKLVEPNIRVIIMTAYGELDMIQEAKDLGALTHFAKPFDIDEIRAAVKKHLPIKSN from the coding sequence ATGGAAAAAGAGAAAATTTTAATCGTCGATGATCAGTACGGAATCAGAATTTTACTAAACGAAGTCTTTCAAAAAGAAGGCTATGACACATATCAGGCTGCCAGCGGATTTCAGGCGCTGGAAATTCTGGAGCAAACGCCTCCGGATTTAGTTTTGCTGGACATGAAAATTCCTGGAATGGATGGAATTGAAATCCTAAAAAGAATGAAGCTTGTTGAACCGAATATCCGGGTTATCATTATGACGGCCTACGGTGAACTCGATATGATCCAGGAAGCTAAAGACCTTGGGGCCCTTACCCATTTTGCCAAACCGTTTGACATTGATGAAATTCGCGCAGCTGTCAAGAAACATCTTCCGATCAAGTCAAACTGA
- a CDS encoding AIM24 family protein, with the protein MMIVQNNPEVYSVIEQLETQNAVFKIVEFNDLNGSTYLTSPTDMYYAKKLGMGLRQIAIELRNGSITTEAGALHYMQGSIEMDNSLGGAAGIMKKFASSVLTNESAIKPKYRGTGDIFLEPSFSHFLMLEIENDSIIVDKGMFYCCESTVEVGIESMKNLSSAARGGEGLFQTKLSGSGIIVLESPVPAGAVVKVDLNNDTLKVDGNFAILRTGGIQFTVERSAKGIIGSASSGEGYLQTFRGTGQVWLSPTTSRGPLLT; encoded by the coding sequence ATGATGATTGTTCAAAATAATCCCGAAGTATACAGTGTAATTGAACAGCTTGAAACCCAGAATGCTGTGTTTAAAATTGTAGAATTCAATGATTTAAACGGCAGTACATACTTAACCTCCCCAACCGATATGTATTACGCTAAAAAACTCGGCATGGGCCTTAGGCAAATTGCCATCGAACTGAGAAATGGCAGCATCACAACGGAAGCGGGAGCCCTCCACTACATGCAGGGAAGCATTGAGATGGATAACTCGCTTGGCGGAGCTGCAGGAATCATGAAAAAGTTTGCAAGCAGCGTCCTGACAAACGAATCAGCCATAAAACCTAAATACAGGGGAACCGGCGATATCTTTTTAGAGCCGAGCTTCAGCCACTTCCTCATGCTTGAAATTGAAAATGACTCTATCATCGTGGATAAAGGAATGTTCTACTGCTGCGAGTCAACCGTTGAAGTTGGAATTGAATCCATGAAAAATTTGTCCTCTGCTGCAAGGGGAGGAGAGGGACTGTTCCAGACAAAGCTCTCCGGATCCGGCATCATCGTCCTGGAAAGCCCGGTACCGGCAGGCGCAGTCGTCAAAGTCGATCTAAACAACGATACCCTGAAGGTCGACGGCAACTTTGCCATTCTCCGGACCGGCGGCATCCAGTTTACAGTCGAACGGTCTGCCAAAGGAATCATCGGCTCTGCATCGAGCGGAGAGGGCTACCTGCAGACGTTCCGCGGAACAGGGCAAGTCTGGCTTTCTCCAACCACATCAAGAGGCCCGTTGCTGACATAA
- a CDS encoding UDP-N-acetylglucosamine 1-carboxyvinyltransferase, whose protein sequence is MEKLKIAGGDLLKGSVTISGAKNSAVALIPATILAESPVIIEGLPNISDVHILKDLLEEVGGKVDFHNGEMHVQPENMISMPLPNGKVKKLRASYYLMGAMLGRFKKAVIGLPGGCHLGPRPIDQHIKGFEALGAQVTNEQGAIYLRAEELKGARIYLDVVSVGATINIMLAAVLAKGRTIIENAAKEPEIVDVATLLTSMGAKIKGAGTDVIRIDGVEKLHGCRHTIIPDRIEAGTYMIIGAAAGKEVLIDNVIPLHMESLIAKLRETGVHVETSNDQIWIVGGQKELKPVDVKTLVYPGFPTDLQQPFTSFLTKANGTSVVTDTIYSARFKHIDELRRMGASIKVEGRSAIVSGPNKLQGAKVKASDLRAGAALVTAGLMAEGITEVTGLEHIDRGYSELEQKLTNMGATIWREKLTAEEIEQVENS, encoded by the coding sequence ATGGAAAAATTAAAGATTGCAGGCGGTGATCTGCTGAAAGGTTCCGTTACAATCAGCGGAGCAAAAAACAGTGCAGTAGCGCTGATTCCAGCGACTATTTTAGCTGAATCCCCCGTCATTATTGAAGGCTTGCCGAATATATCCGATGTCCACATCTTAAAGGATTTGCTTGAGGAAGTAGGCGGAAAAGTCGACTTTCATAACGGTGAAATGCACGTCCAGCCGGAAAACATGATTTCAATGCCTCTTCCAAACGGAAAGGTGAAAAAATTAAGGGCTTCTTATTACCTGATGGGTGCCATGCTTGGCCGCTTTAAAAAGGCAGTAATCGGACTTCCGGGAGGATGCCACCTCGGACCGCGGCCGATTGACCAGCACATTAAAGGGTTTGAAGCGCTCGGTGCACAGGTGACAAATGAGCAGGGTGCCATTTATCTCCGCGCAGAAGAACTAAAGGGCGCACGTATTTATCTGGATGTAGTCAGTGTCGGGGCCACCATTAATATTATGCTTGCAGCGGTCCTGGCAAAAGGGCGCACCATTATTGAAAATGCGGCGAAGGAACCTGAAATTGTAGATGTCGCAACCCTTCTCACGAGTATGGGTGCCAAAATAAAAGGAGCAGGAACGGATGTCATCCGCATCGACGGAGTTGAAAAACTCCATGGGTGCCGCCATACCATCATTCCGGACCGGATTGAGGCCGGTACGTATATGATTATCGGTGCTGCTGCCGGAAAAGAAGTGCTGATTGATAACGTGATTCCCCTCCATATGGAGTCTCTCATTGCAAAATTAAGGGAGACCGGCGTCCATGTTGAGACGAGCAATGATCAAATCTGGATTGTCGGCGGGCAAAAAGAGCTGAAGCCGGTTGATGTGAAGACCCTTGTCTATCCCGGATTCCCTACGGATCTTCAGCAGCCTTTCACATCATTCCTTACAAAAGCCAATGGGACAAGCGTTGTAACGGATACGATCTATTCCGCGCGGTTCAAGCACATTGACGAGCTTCGCCGTATGGGAGCATCCATTAAAGTGGAAGGTCGTTCCGCTATTGTATCCGGGCCAAATAAGCTGCAGGGCGCAAAAGTAAAAGCAAGTGATCTGAGAGCCGGAGCCGCTCTGGTGACAGCCGGCTTAATGGCTGAAGGGATAACAGAGGTTACAGGCCTCGAGCATATTGACAGGGGCTACAGCGAACTTGAGCAAAAGCTTACGAATATGGGTGCCACAATCTGGCGCGAAAAATTAACGGCTGAGGAAATAGAGCAAGTCGAAAATTCATAA
- a CDS encoding class II fructose-bisphosphate aldolase, with translation MPLVSMTEMLQKAKSEGYAVGQFNVNNLEFTQAILQAAQEEKSPVILGVSEGAARYMGGFKTITVLVKALMEEYKVTVPVAIHLDHGSSFESCAKAIHAGFTSVMIDASHHPFEENIAETSKVVELAHFHGVSVEAELGTVGGQEDDVIAEGVIYADPKECKELVERTGIDTLAPALGSVHGPYKGEPNLGFKEMEEIGAATGLPLVLHGGTGIPTHDIQKAISFGTAKINVNTENQIASAKTVREVLAAKPEEYDPRKYLGPARDAIKETVQGKMREFGSSNKA, from the coding sequence ATGCCTTTAGTATCAATGACAGAAATGCTTCAAAAAGCCAAAAGCGAAGGCTACGCTGTTGGTCAATTTAACGTGAATAACCTTGAGTTCACTCAAGCGATTCTTCAAGCGGCACAAGAAGAAAAATCACCAGTTATTCTTGGTGTTTCTGAAGGTGCAGCACGCTACATGGGCGGTTTCAAAACGATTACAGTTTTGGTTAAAGCGCTAATGGAAGAATACAAAGTGACGGTACCAGTTGCCATTCACCTTGACCACGGTTCAAGCTTCGAATCTTGTGCAAAAGCGATTCATGCAGGTTTCACTTCTGTAATGATCGATGCTTCACACCACCCGTTCGAAGAAAACATCGCTGAAACATCCAAAGTGGTCGAGCTTGCTCATTTCCACGGCGTATCTGTTGAAGCTGAGCTTGGAACAGTTGGCGGACAGGAAGATGACGTGATCGCAGAAGGCGTAATCTACGCTGACCCTAAAGAGTGCAAGGAGCTTGTTGAGCGTACTGGAATCGACACGCTTGCACCTGCACTTGGATCTGTTCACGGTCCTTACAAAGGTGAACCAAACCTTGGTTTCAAAGAAATGGAAGAAATCGGAGCGGCTACAGGCCTTCCTCTTGTTCTTCACGGCGGAACTGGAATCCCTACACACGATATCCAAAAAGCGATTTCTTTCGGAACAGCTAAAATCAACGTAAACACTGAGAACCAAATTGCTTCTGCAAAAACGGTTCGCGAAGTGCTTGCTGCAAAACCTGAAGAGTACGATCCGCGTAAATATCTTGGACCAGCTCGCGATGCAATCAAAGAAACGGTTCAAGGCAAAATGCGTGAATTCGGTTCTTCCAACAAAGCTTAA
- a CDS encoding DUF2529 domain-containing protein, which yields MLKIFSTQLSGQFQRIQTQEEFSIEDGARLLAQACAGDGIVYIHGFRELSGIVMEAMDSAEPFPKAKPLFNESGEMAAVLPADRVLFFTRLSSDQEAIRLARRLQDEGVQTVGVSALDGEPGLEGIVDVHIDSKLKKPMIPAEDGSRYGFPALMTGLFVYYALRFTIEEILSEYEEEDEEI from the coding sequence ATGCTAAAAATATTTTCCACACAGCTCTCCGGGCAGTTTCAGCGCATTCAAACCCAGGAGGAGTTTTCCATAGAAGATGGAGCAAGGCTGCTTGCCCAAGCCTGTGCCGGGGATGGAATCGTTTATATTCACGGATTCCGCGAGCTCTCGGGAATCGTTATGGAGGCAATGGACAGTGCCGAGCCTTTTCCGAAGGCAAAACCGCTGTTCAATGAAAGCGGGGAAATGGCTGCCGTCCTCCCTGCGGACCGCGTGCTTTTCTTCACCCGGCTTTCTTCCGATCAGGAAGCCATCAGGCTCGCCCGCAGACTTCAGGATGAAGGGGTGCAAACCGTCGGAGTATCTGCGCTCGATGGAGAACCGGGACTTGAGGGGATTGTGGATGTTCACATTGACTCCAAGCTTAAAAAACCGATGATTCCTGCCGAAGACGGCAGCCGGTATGGATTCCCCGCTTTGATGACCGGTTTATTTGTGTACTATGCCCTCCGTTTTACTATTGAGGAAATCCTCTCTGAATATGAAGAAGAGGATGAAGAGATTTGA
- the rpoE gene encoding DNA-directed RNA polymerase subunit delta has protein sequence MSLAQYSKEEIKEMALIEIAHGLMTDKKQPIDFQDLMKEITSILGLTKEQVEEKIAQFYTDLNIDGRFISVGDNRWGLRNWYPVDTLEEEMAAAPKAKKKKTKKAAAVAEDFDEDFEESEEEDEDLEFDDLDEYDEDDAVDPDLDADDDTEDDEDLDEILDEDLDDEDLDEDEEDED, from the coding sequence TTGAGTTTAGCGCAATACTCTAAAGAAGAAATTAAGGAAATGGCATTGATTGAAATTGCTCATGGGCTTATGACCGATAAGAAGCAGCCGATTGATTTTCAGGATCTTATGAAAGAAATTACTTCCATTCTTGGCCTTACAAAAGAGCAGGTGGAAGAGAAAATCGCTCAATTCTACACGGATTTAAATATAGACGGACGCTTTATTTCTGTTGGAGACAACAGATGGGGACTCCGCAACTGGTATCCGGTTGATACTCTTGAAGAAGAGATGGCTGCGGCACCTAAAGCGAAGAAGAAGAAAACGAAGAAAGCTGCAGCTGTGGCGGAAGACTTCGATGAAGACTTTGAAGAATCGGAAGAAGAAGATGAGGATCTGGAGTTTGACGATTTGGATGAGTACGATGAAGACGACGCAGTAGATCCGGATTTGGATGCAGACGACGACACAGAAGATGACGAAGATCTAGACGAAATTTTGGATGAAGATCTGGATGATGAAGACCTTGATGAGGATGAAGAAGACGAAGATTAA
- the rho gene encoding transcription termination factor Rho produces the protein MSKVSISSLENMKLKELYEHARHFKISYYSKLTKKELIFAILKADAEQEDLLFMEGVLEIIQSEGFGFLRPINYSPSSEDIYISASQIRRFDLRNGDKVSGKVRPPKENERYYGLLHVDAVNGDDPESAKERVHFPALTPLYPDRQIILETQPHMLSTRIMDLIAPVGFGQRGLIVAPPKAGKTMLLKEIANSITTNNPEAELIVLLIDERPEEVTDIERSVAGDVVSSTFDEVPENHIKVAELVLDRAMRLVEHKKDVIILMDSITRLARAYNLVIPPSGRTLSGGIDPAAFHRPKRFFGAARNIEEGGSLTILATALVDTGSRMDDVIYEEFKGTGNMELHLDRSLAEKRIFPAIDIRRSGTRKEELLVQKEHLEKLWAIRKSMTDTPDFVEKFLRKLKQSKGNEEFFDMLSAEMKPSTAGSRRS, from the coding sequence ATGAGTAAGGTTTCCATCTCTTCATTGGAAAACATGAAGCTGAAAGAATTGTACGAGCATGCTCGTCATTTCAAAATCTCTTACTACAGCAAGTTGACGAAAAAAGAACTGATTTTTGCTATTTTAAAAGCAGATGCAGAACAGGAAGACCTTTTATTCATGGAAGGGGTTCTTGAAATCATTCAGTCTGAGGGCTTTGGTTTCCTTAGACCGATTAACTATTCTCCAAGCTCGGAGGATATTTATATTTCTGCGTCCCAGATCAGACGTTTTGATTTAAGAAACGGTGATAAAGTATCCGGTAAGGTCCGTCCTCCAAAGGAAAACGAACGCTATTACGGCCTTCTACATGTAGATGCGGTGAATGGCGACGATCCTGAGTCGGCAAAGGAACGCGTTCATTTCCCTGCTCTTACGCCGCTTTACCCGGACCGTCAGATTATCCTTGAAACACAGCCGCATATGCTGTCCACCAGAATTATGGACCTCATTGCGCCGGTTGGCTTCGGGCAGCGCGGATTAATCGTAGCCCCTCCAAAAGCAGGGAAAACGATGCTTTTGAAGGAAATCGCGAACAGCATCACAACCAATAATCCGGAAGCAGAACTCATTGTTCTCTTAATCGATGAGCGTCCGGAGGAAGTAACGGACATTGAACGTTCAGTTGCAGGCGATGTTGTCAGCTCCACGTTTGATGAAGTTCCGGAGAATCATATCAAGGTAGCTGAACTCGTGCTTGACCGTGCGATGAGGCTTGTGGAGCACAAGAAAGACGTCATTATCCTTATGGACAGCATCACGCGTCTTGCCCGTGCCTATAACCTTGTGATTCCTCCAAGCGGCCGTACACTTTCAGGAGGAATCGATCCTGCTGCATTCCACCGTCCAAAGCGTTTCTTCGGAGCAGCGCGTAATATCGAAGAAGGCGGAAGCTTAACGATTCTAGCGACGGCTCTCGTTGATACGGGTTCCCGTATGGACGATGTCATTTATGAGGAATTTAAAGGAACCGGTAATATGGAGCTTCATCTTGACCGCTCCCTTGCCGAAAAACGGATTTTCCCTGCAATTGATATCCGCCGTTCCGGAACAAGGAAAGAAGAACTTCTCGTTCAGAAGGAACACCTTGAAAAATTATGGGCAATCCGTAAATCAATGACGGATACACCGGATTTTGTCGAGAAATTCCTTCGTAAATTAAAGCAGTCGAAAGGCAATGAAGAATTTTTTGACATGCTTTCGGCTGAAATGAAGCCAAGCACAGCAGGCTCAAGAAGATCATAG
- a CDS encoding thymidine kinase encodes MYVMKFSGWLEVICGSMFSGKSEELIRRVRRAQYAKQNVLVFKPSIDNRYSEKEVVSHNGTTIICSPVPTSADVLSLVDEDTDVVAIDEIQFFDAGIMEVVTTLADRGHRVITAGLDQDFRGEPFGIMPDLMAIAESVTKLQAVCSVCGSPASRTQRLIDGKPAAYKDPIILVGASESYEPRCRHHHEVPGKPAFAREQNQASHP; translated from the coding sequence ATGTATGTAATGAAATTTAGCGGATGGCTTGAAGTCATTTGCGGCAGTATGTTCTCGGGGAAATCCGAGGAACTGATCCGAAGAGTGCGCCGTGCGCAGTACGCAAAACAAAATGTTTTAGTTTTTAAGCCATCCATAGATAACCGATACAGTGAGAAAGAAGTCGTTTCCCACAATGGGACAACCATTATCTGCTCGCCGGTTCCGACTTCAGCAGATGTATTAAGCCTTGTGGATGAGGATACAGATGTTGTAGCCATCGATGAAATCCAGTTTTTTGATGCCGGAATCATGGAAGTCGTAACGACCCTGGCAGACCGCGGGCACCGTGTGATTACGGCCGGTCTTGATCAGGATTTCCGCGGAGAGCCTTTCGGCATCATGCCGGATTTAATGGCGATTGCGGAGTCGGTTACGAAGCTTCAGGCGGTCTGTTCTGTTTGCGGTTCGCCCGCAAGCCGTACACAGCGTCTGATTGACGGAAAGCCAGCGGCTTACAAGGATCCGATCATCCTCGTTGGAGCATCCGAATCCTATGAGCCTCGCTGCCGCCATCACCACGAAGTTCCGGGAAAGCCTGCATTTGCACGTGAACAAAACCAGGCTTCTCATCCATAA
- a CDS encoding CTP synthase, producing the protein MTKYIFVTGGVVSSLGKGITAASLGRLLKNRGLNVTIQKFDPYINVDPGTMSPYQHGEVFVTGDGAETDLDLGHYERFIDINLNKYSNVTTGKVYSTVLKKERRGDYLGGTVQVIPHITNEIKDKVFRAGKETNADVVITEIGGTVGDIESLPFLEAIRQIKSDIGRDNVMYIHCTLVPYIKAAGEMKTKPTQHSVKELRSLGIQPNVIVARTEMPISQDMKDKIALFCDIDAKAVIECRDADTLYSIPLALQEQKLDTITCEHLKLDCPEPNMDEWKELVHRVTNLSKTTRIALVGKYVELQDAYISVVEALRHAGYAFDSDISIDWVNAEDVTDENVSSLLSQADGILVPGGFGDRGVEGKIAATKYARENRIPFFGICLGMQVASIEYARNVLGLDGAHSAEIDPLTPHAVIDLLPEQKDIEDLGGTLRLGLYPCKLTEGSKAMEAYEDEVVYERHRHRYEFNNEYRQAMEESGFIFSGTSPDGRLVEIIELKDHPWFVASQFHPEFTSRPTRPQPLFRDFVQASLKASEKL; encoded by the coding sequence ATGACAAAGTATATTTTCGTAACCGGCGGTGTTGTCTCGTCGCTCGGAAAAGGTATTACGGCTGCTTCACTGGGCCGCCTGCTTAAAAACAGAGGATTGAATGTAACCATTCAAAAATTCGATCCGTACATTAACGTGGATCCGGGAACGATGAGTCCTTATCAGCATGGGGAAGTGTTCGTAACCGGCGACGGCGCTGAAACGGATCTTGACTTAGGCCACTACGAGCGTTTTATCGATATTAACCTGAATAAATACAGCAACGTGACGACGGGAAAAGTTTATTCCACGGTGCTGAAAAAAGAACGCCGCGGAGACTATCTTGGCGGAACGGTACAGGTTATTCCGCACATTACGAACGAAATCAAAGACAAGGTATTCCGTGCCGGCAAGGAAACGAATGCGGATGTTGTCATTACTGAAATCGGAGGAACCGTTGGAGATATCGAGTCTCTTCCATTTCTTGAAGCGATCCGCCAAATCAAAAGCGACATTGGCCGCGACAATGTCATGTACATTCACTGTACCCTCGTTCCTTACATCAAAGCTGCAGGTGAAATGAAAACGAAGCCGACTCAGCACAGTGTAAAAGAATTGAGAAGTCTTGGTATCCAGCCGAACGTAATTGTTGCGCGTACGGAAATGCCGATTTCCCAGGATATGAAAGATAAAATTGCTCTATTCTGCGATATTGATGCAAAAGCGGTCATTGAGTGCCGTGATGCGGATACTCTTTATTCCATTCCGCTGGCTCTTCAGGAGCAGAAGCTTGATACGATAACATGTGAACATCTTAAACTCGATTGCCCTGAGCCAAACATGGACGAGTGGAAAGAACTTGTTCACCGTGTAACGAACCTTTCCAAAACAACCCGCATTGCACTTGTCGGGAAATACGTAGAGCTTCAGGATGCCTACATCTCTGTAGTGGAAGCCCTTCGTCACGCAGGCTATGCGTTTGATTCGGATATCAGCATTGATTGGGTCAATGCAGAAGATGTGACAGACGAAAACGTAAGCAGCCTTCTATCGCAGGCAGACGGAATTCTTGTGCCTGGAGGATTCGGTGACCGCGGTGTAGAAGGAAAAATTGCTGCAACAAAATACGCACGCGAAAACAGAATTCCATTCTTCGGCATTTGCCTTGGCATGCAGGTAGCCTCTATTGAGTATGCACGCAATGTACTTGGACTCGACGGAGCGCATTCAGCTGAAATCGATCCTCTTACACCTCATGCCGTTATTGATCTTCTTCCGGAGCAGAAGGATATCGAAGACCTTGGAGGAACGCTTCGCCTTGGCCTTTATCCATGCAAGCTGACAGAAGGATCCAAAGCGATGGAAGCTTATGAAGATGAAGTGGTATATGAACGACACCGTCACCGCTACGAGTTTAACAATGAATACCGCCAGGCAATGGAAGAGTCCGGCTTTATTTTCTCCGGAACAAGTCCTGACGGAAGACTCGTTGAAATCATTGAGCTGAAAGATCACCCTTGGTTCGTGGCGTCTCAATTCCATCCGGAATTTACGTCCCGTCCGACAAGACCGCAGCCGCTGTTCCGTGACTTCGTTCAAGCTTCACTGAAAGCTTCAGAAAAACTGTAA
- the glpX gene encoding class II fructose-bisphosphatase: MERSLSMELVRVTEAAALASARWMGRGKKDEADDAATSAMRDVFDTIPMKGTVVIGEGEMDEAPMLYIGEKLGNGYGPRVDVAVDPLEGTNILAQGGWNALAVIAVADHGNLLNAPDMYMDKIAVGPDAVGCIDINAPIMDNLRAVAKAKNKDIEDIVATILNRERHQGIINELREAGVRIKLINDGDVAGAINTAFDHTGVDILFGSGGAPEGVLSAVALKCLGGEIQGRLIPQSDQELERCVKMGLDVNKVLLMDDLVKGDDAIFAATGVTDGELLRGVQFKASSGTTQSLVMRAKSGTVRFIDGQHSLKKKPNLVIK; the protein is encoded by the coding sequence ATGGAAAGAAGTTTGTCGATGGAACTAGTACGCGTAACAGAAGCTGCAGCACTCGCATCCGCCAGATGGATGGGACGCGGCAAGAAGGATGAAGCGGATGATGCCGCTACTTCTGCAATGAGAGATGTATTCGACACGATTCCGATGAAAGGGACAGTCGTCATTGGGGAAGGGGAAATGGATGAAGCCCCGATGCTCTACATTGGAGAAAAGCTTGGGAATGGTTACGGACCGAGAGTGGATGTAGCGGTTGATCCACTTGAAGGAACGAATATCCTGGCACAGGGAGGCTGGAATGCGCTTGCTGTTATAGCTGTTGCGGATCACGGCAATCTGCTGAACGCACCCGATATGTATATGGATAAAATAGCGGTGGGGCCGGATGCAGTCGGCTGCATTGACATCAACGCTCCCATTATGGATAACCTCCGGGCTGTCGCAAAAGCGAAAAACAAAGACATTGAAGACATAGTTGCAACCATCCTGAACAGGGAACGCCATCAGGGGATTATCAATGAGCTCCGCGAAGCAGGTGTCCGCATCAAGCTGATCAACGACGGCGATGTAGCAGGCGCGATCAATACGGCCTTTGACCATACGGGTGTTGATATTCTTTTCGGTTCCGGCGGAGCGCCTGAAGGAGTTCTTTCTGCCGTCGCTTTAAAATGCCTGGGCGGGGAGATCCAGGGAAGGCTTATTCCTCAAAGCGATCAGGAACTGGAGCGCTGTGTGAAAATGGGACTTGATGTAAACAAAGTCCTTTTGATGGATGATTTGGTAAAAGGTGATGATGCGATCTTCGCAGCCACCGGTGTGACGGATGGGGAATTGCTGCGCGGTGTGCAGTTCAAAGCGTCAAGCGGCACCACGCAATCCCTTGTCATGAGAGCGAAATCAGGCACCGTCCGCTTTATTGACGGACAGCACAGCCTCAAAAAGAAACCAAACTTAGTCATCAAATAA